From Rhodothermales bacterium:
TATCGGGTAAGGTATTTGCCTGAGTATTTGAAGAAGTAGCCCTGACAGAAAGGCGCATCGTGCGCCTTGTAAAATAGACAGAAGATATGGCCAATACGCTTGAGCGTAAGAAGACTGAATCCACCACCCCGGCTGTACGGGTGCGCAAGGCGGCGGTCCGCTCGAAGAACCCGAGCAATCGCCACTTTGAGGCACTCAGCCAGATGAGTGATGAGGACCTGATGTCGCAGTTCCAGGCAGGGACTGTTGAGGCATTTGATATCCTCGTGAGCCGGTACAAGGATCCCCTGACGAACTATATCTATCGGTTCCTGGGGGATATGAAGGAATGTGAGGACCTGTTGCAGGAGACGTTCCTTCGCGTGTATCGGAACCGACACTCATACCGACGTATCGCCAAGTACTCTACGTGGCTGTACACGATTGCGGGTAACCTTGCACGTTCCGAATACCGGAAGCGCAAGCGCCGCCGATTGTACTCGTTGCAGTCAGTTAATCGTGACGACGAAGAGTACGAGGTCGAGATCCCGGACGAGACGTTCTCGCCGGACAAGCATACCGAGAGCACGATCCAGGACCATTTCATTCAGGAAGCTCTGAAGCAGATTCCGGAAGAGTTTCGTGAGGTCGTGGTACTGCGTGATGTACAGCAGCTTGCCTACGAAGAGATTGCTGAGATCACGGGCCTCCCGATGGGTACGGTCAAGAGCCGGATCAATCGAGGCCGAACCAAGCTGCAGACGCTTCTCAAAGAGGTGTACACCCCGCAGGAGGACTAAACTCCTGCAGGTAGTCGAGGGAAGAGGCCGGTGAAGCAATTCGCCGGCCTTTTTTCGTTCGCCGTGAACCCGACGGCACATAGTACGTTAATGATCTCGCACATCGATTCAGACAAATTCCTGATCGCGTATGGGTGAGGGTTACGAATCAGTTCCGGACGCAGAATCGTGGCAGGAGCTCGACGAGTTTCTGTGCGAATACGTAGATGGGTCAATGGACCCGGTGGTCCGGGAAGTCTTTGAAGAGTATGTCCGGGAAACCCCGGAGCTTGCCGAGCACGTAAAGTGTTTGTGTGAGGCGAGAGACGTGTTGATTCACTCGGCCTGCGCGTGTCGGCTCAAGGCTGATTTTGCGGATCGACTCCGACGGCGGCTTACGGCTGAGCACGGCGAATCGCGCGACGTTGTTCTGCCCGACCTGGTATCACATCTCGGCTACCTTGCGGCATTCACATCGGCGCTTGTTGTGATGACGGTCGCTGCAGTGTTGCTGGGCGAGATGCTGGTGAATGACGAGGCCACCCTTCTTGCCCGTGACAGCCAATCGGCCCTGGAGAACGTGCAGGGGATTCAGTTTTCGAGTTTGTTTGTGCCGCCCAGCGACCGTTCGCTGGTCGTCAGCGCATCCCATCGTTTCAACCCTGTTGCGCCGCGCAGGTTGCCGATCGCTCCGCTCTGGGCGGACGCCGACTGGAGGCAAACCCGCACACCGGTACGCAGCGTAGCATCGGCCTGGTAAGACGCCAGAGACAGCTTTTTCACAGGGCCCTTAGCTCAGCGGTTTAGAGCGCTCGCCTCACACGCGAGAGGTCACTGGTTCAAATCCAGTAGGGCCCACTACTCTCCGACCGACGCCGGCGCTACGTCCGTACTGTGTCGTGCTTCCAGGGTGGTGCCTCCCGCAGGTCGACCGAACTGCTAGTTCACCTCGTGCGCCCCGATGTCGACTCCTGACCCGACCGGCCGCGGCGAACCGTCGATGTCTTCGTCCGGAACGTCTGGATATTGAGCGGAGGTGGCGGCGGCGTCCACGGCGGGACTCGAGGCCGTGATGCGGAGTGCGTCACCGTCGAACAATGGGTCCGCCTCGAGGTCGTTCGACGCAGTCGTCGAAGATCCTCCGGAGTAGCGCGATGCCACATTCCAGAACAGGTTGAAATCGCTGTCGAGCGTGGTCCCTGCTTGAATGTCGATGCCGACGTTCCCGAGCCCGAAAATCAAGTTGTTCACAAGCACCACGGGCATCGGGCCTTCGTACGTACTTGTGGAGGCGTTTATCCGGATGAGGGGTGAAGTCTCGATGTTGGTGTACGACCTATCGTTGCCACGGATGTTGTTATTGGCGAAGACGATCTCGTCCGCCCTCTCCGCCCCGAAAACGGTAATGGCCTCGAAATTGTCGACGCGGTCGAATGTGTTGTTGATGATCTTGAGGGTCGAACCTTCGATGGTCGCAGCCCGGACGGCGGTCGCCGCAAACGAAGCCGACGACAGAAACTCGACGCTGTTTCTCTCCATCACGATTGACGCCACGTCGTTGCGATTGTTGAGCGTTACGTTGAAACCACTCCCACTGGTTCGGATGGTATTGTCCCGAATCTCGACTTCGCCGAATCCGTCTATCTCACGTGCGTCGATCTGCACCATGAAGCACCTCGCATCGGCATTCTCGCCCAGCATGATGTTGTTCTCGATGGCTATTCCGCCGCCCAGCAGGTTTATCACTCCGCAGGTGGTCGTGAACTCGTTATCTCGTATCAGTCCGTTCGAGAGCCCACCGGTAAGTCCGGACACAGTGTTCAGGCTGTTATTAGTGAATGTCAGGCCGGTCGCCGACAGGTTCGCACCCGTCTGGATATCTTCGATGATCACGTTGCGAACGGTGACATCGTCGGCGTTGATCTGGAGCGCTCGACCGTCATCTTTCGATCGGTTCTCACCGTAGATCGTTGCATCATAGATCTCAAATCCAGTCGCGGAGTTGGCCACGTTCATCGTGGCCGTACAGCACGTATATGTCTGAGGGCCTCCGATCGACAGGCCGGTGATGGAGACTCCTGCACCCTCGACCCAGAGTGTGGACCGTTCGGCTCTTCCCGTGCGCAGCGGAGACACCAGGTGCGTGGTCGATCGGCCCGCGCCGATAAGCCGAACGCCGTCGGAACGGATGGTCGCGGTCTGGGCCAGCGACTGATACTCGCCCGGACAGACACTGACCAGTGCTTCTGGGTCCGCCGCAGCCAGGGCTGCGTGAAGACTGCGGGTCGTGGCGCCCACACATGACAGGTCGTCGTCGACAACGATGGATGTCGAATGCTTCACCCTGAAGATCCGCAGAGCGAATTGCCCGCCGTTGTCCTGGCGGTCCTCGATCTCGATAGAATACTCCCCGGTAGACTCCTCGAGGCGCTCAGACACCGACCCGATGCCCGATGATGTCAAGCAGCACGAGCTGAGTGGGTTCGATGACCAGCGCCTAAGTTTTACGCTGACATCGGTGGCCGGCAGCATGTCGGGATCAGCGTCGATAATCTCGGCGTAGATGCCGTCGCCAGCGTCTGCTCTGAAGGCGAAGATGCGTGTCTGATTGGGGCCTACGTTGCTTTCCACGTTGACCTCGCCGTTGTCGTCGAAGTCGACCCACTCGAACACGCCCGATCGTCGGAGTGTAATCCGGTAATCGCCGGGTGTACCGACGGAGCCGTCCACGATGACGAAGAACGTCTGGTCTGTCAGGCCACTTCCTGTAAAGGTCACGGTGCCGGAAGAAGATAGCTGGCGCTCGGGGGCCTGTCCGGCTCCCTCCATCGTGATACTGCCGGCAAAACCGTCAGACAGAATCTTGACCTCGAAAGCCTCGGTGTCCCCCACGAAGAACCCGTACACGTGAGGGTTGTCGGACGCGTCGTACGTTGCGGCCAGGGTGTCGCCGTATGCGATCTGGACCGTGTCGACCTCGAGGCCGGAAGGCTCCAGGAAGATATCCAGCGTGCTTTCATTTCCCGCAATGCCTGTGACGCTCACCGTGGCGGTGAACAGTCCGCCGAGACTCGTGGCGACAAGCTCAGTCTCGCGATTCGGAGGGAATATCAGTCTTGCGCCGGCCGGGCTGATGTACGTCCGGACCTCGAAGACGGGCTCGGTCTCCAGACGCGAGTCGAGCTTCTGTAGCGGTTTGCGCCGGCCGCCGGCCCAACAACCGATCGCGACGTCAAAGCAGACACCGCTGTCGCATTCCGTCTTGTAGCAAACGCCCGGATTGCGGACGTCGGGATCGAAAAAGTCGTCGCAATTCCACCATGAAAGGTGACCGACGTCTGCCCGTAGCGCGAAGCCGGTGGGCGAGGCCTCGGACTCGACAACGATTCCGGTGCCTTCCTGTGTCCACTGGCCTGTCTCTTCGTCCACAGACCAGAGAGCGATCTCCTGCCCGGCCTCCGCGCCGCCCGTGTAGATCGGGATCTCGACGGAGGCCGTCTTTCCGGGCGCAATTTGGACGTCGCGGCCCTCGTGCGAGAGGCTGAATTCAGCGACACCGTAGCTCTGGAGTCCGCCGACGGATCCGTTCTCATCAATTGCTTCAAACCGGCCCGGGAACGACGCGGTCTGCTCGACAACGTCTACGGGCGTGAGGCTGACGAGAACGTCTCCTGTAACCCGATCTCCCGCTTCGTCGATCAACCCGTCATAGGGGAGAGTCAGACGCACCCCATCCGCTCCGGCAACGGATGCGCCGTTCTCCACATCCCGCACGCGCACCGGTGTGCTGCGTTCGATCAGAGACGCTCGGAAATACGCCTCGGTGGTATCGGACTCCAGAGCCACCCTCACTTGCTGGCTCGAGTAGCCTGGCTTCTCCAGTGTGAGATAGACGGGTATTCCGACCGGTACGTTCTGCAGTTTGACCCGGCCTCCGGCATCGGTCAGAGTCCCGGATGTATCGCCGACCACCGAAACCGCAACATCTCGCAGGGGATTCTCCAGTTGGTCGAGCACAAGGCCGAACACATTCCCCGTGAGCGAAGCCGGCTGAGGGCCCGGCGTGATCTCGATCGTCTTTTTCGTTGTGTCGGCGGCTCCGTATGTGCCGGAAACGACCAGTGTAATGTCGAAGCTTCCGGCCCGCAGGTAGGTATGGCTCACGCGGGACGTCCCGCCTCGCTTCTGGTCACCGAAGTCCCACGAGTACGTCAGCTCACCGCCTGCCGCATCTGTGGAAGATGTAGCGTCGAGCGAGACGAGAGCTCCTTCCTGGAGCGTCCCGCTCACGGCGAATGCCGCCTGCGGCCGGGCCGCATGTGTCATCTGAAGTGTAATATCGATATTCTCTCCGACGGTTTCGATGGCCTGACCCGCCGGCTGATACCCGGCCTTGTCCGTCCGCAGCACCAGGCTCGCGCGGGCACTTGCCGTCTTGGCCGGCACCGGTCCCTGATGATTCGAGTGTGAGCGGCTGCCGCGGATGAGGCGAACGTCAACGTGTCCGCCGTCCGCCAC
This genomic window contains:
- a CDS encoding sigma-70 family RNA polymerase sigma factor codes for the protein MSDEDLMSQFQAGTVEAFDILVSRYKDPLTNYIYRFLGDMKECEDLLQETFLRVYRNRHSYRRIAKYSTWLYTIAGNLARSEYRKRKRRRLYSLQSVNRDDEEYEVEIPDETFSPDKHTESTIQDHFIQEALKQIPEEFREVVVLRDVQQLAYEEIAEITGLPMGTVKSRINRGRTKLQTLLKEVYTPQED
- a CDS encoding PKD domain-containing protein — encoded protein: MKNVALVSSLVASLFVLTGIALFTRQDVVLVADTSVTVQVDDDSGAPLPRARVRVYDESETELLATAFTDSSGATTLIVPTSVSIDDPGAVSSTFSVNAIYPNPVLAGANGRLTIAYSAPDSYSETPELQIFDVLGRETRTSSLLSAGVYVYRVDFGESHPSKTRTFVVADGGHVDVRLIRGSRSHSNHQGPVPAKTASARASLVLRTDKAGYQPAGQAIETVGENIDITLQMTHAARPQAAFAVSGTLQEGALVSLDATSSTDAAGGELTYSWDFGDQKRGGTSRVSHTYLRAGSFDITLVVSGTYGAADTTKKTIEITPGPQPASLTGNVFGLVLDQLENPLRDVAVSVVGDTSGTLTDAGGRVKLQNVPVGIPVYLTLEKPGYSSQQVRVALESDTTEAYFRASLIERSTPVRVRDVENGASVAGADGVRLTLPYDGLIDEAGDRVTGDVLVSLTPVDVVEQTASFPGRFEAIDENGSVGGLQSYGVAEFSLSHEGRDVQIAPGKTASVEIPIYTGGAEAGQEIALWSVDEETGQWTQEGTGIVVESEASPTGFALRADVGHLSWWNCDDFFDPDVRNPGVCYKTECDSGVCFDVAIGCWAGGRRKPLQKLDSRLETEPVFEVRTYISPAGARLIFPPNRETELVATSLGGLFTATVSVTGIAGNESTLDIFLEPSGLEVDTVQIAYGDTLAATYDASDNPHVYGFFVGDTEAFEVKILSDGFAGSITMEGAGQAPERQLSSSGTVTFTGSGLTDQTFFVIVDGSVGTPGDYRITLRRSGVFEWVDFDDNGEVNVESNVGPNQTRIFAFRADAGDGIYAEIIDADPDMLPATDVSVKLRRWSSNPLSSCCLTSSGIGSVSERLEESTGEYSIEIEDRQDNGGQFALRIFRVKHSTSIVVDDDLSCVGATTRSLHAALAAADPEALVSVCPGEYQSLAQTATIRSDGVRLIGAGRSTTHLVSPLRTGRAERSTLWVEGAGVSITGLSIGGPQTYTCCTATMNVANSATGFEIYDATIYGENRSKDDGRALQINADDVTVRNVIIEDIQTGANLSATGLTFTNNSLNTVSGLTGGLSNGLIRDNEFTTTCGVINLLGGGIAIENNIMLGENADARCFMVQIDAREIDGFGEVEIRDNTIRTSGSGFNVTLNNRNDVASIVMERNSVEFLSSASFAATAVRAATIEGSTLKIINNTFDRVDNFEAITVFGAERADEIVFANNNIRGNDRSYTNIETSPLIRINASTSTYEGPMPVVLVNNLIFGLGNVGIDIQAGTTLDSDFNLFWNVASRYSGGSSTTASNDLEADPLFDGDALRITASSPAVDAAATSAQYPDVPDEDIDGSPRPVGSGVDIGAHEVN